In the Leptospira limi genome, one interval contains:
- a CDS encoding YjgN family protein → MNNTRLQYHATGGQLFILFLKNMFLTVVTLGIYSFWARTNVQKFMAENLEWAGERFSFHGTGKERFIGFLKAAGIFIVLYIAIMIILWIANKIPVPYFATIIGIVLYIGVILALVPIIIVGSRKYITSRTGYRNLRFGFDGKILEVAKLYGKGILLTIVTLGIYYPWFFAEKEAYIQSKTRFGNTNFGFSADGKEIFFLYLKGFLLSIVTLGIYYSWFLADVQNYIWNRTSFQGKKFRSDITGGKIFVNFLIAYLIILFTLGIGFAWAVVRLTKLFIESVSLEAEVDFSTISAQPDTQANATAEGLEALAETLEAFLS, encoded by the coding sequence ATGAACAACACAAGACTACAATACCACGCCACTGGCGGACAACTCTTCATCTTATTTTTGAAGAATATGTTTCTCACAGTAGTGACTTTGGGGATTTATAGCTTTTGGGCTCGTACCAACGTTCAAAAGTTTATGGCTGAAAATTTAGAATGGGCTGGAGAACGGTTTTCGTTTCACGGAACAGGAAAAGAACGTTTCATAGGCTTTTTAAAAGCAGCAGGAATTTTTATCGTATTATACATCGCAATCATGATCATCCTGTGGATTGCCAATAAAATCCCTGTCCCTTACTTTGCTACGATCATTGGTATCGTATTGTACATTGGAGTTATTTTAGCATTAGTTCCGATCATCATTGTTGGTAGCCGAAAATACATTACTTCACGCACTGGATATCGTAACCTTCGGTTTGGTTTTGATGGAAAGATCTTAGAAGTTGCAAAACTTTATGGAAAAGGAATTCTTTTAACGATTGTTACTTTAGGAATTTATTACCCTTGGTTTTTTGCAGAAAAAGAAGCTTATATCCAAAGCAAAACTCGTTTTGGAAATACCAATTTTGGTTTCTCAGCTGATGGTAAGGAAATTTTCTTTTTGTATTTGAAAGGATTTTTACTTAGCATTGTCACACTTGGTATCTATTATTCATGGTTTTTAGCTGATGTGCAAAACTATATCTGGAATCGAACTAGTTTCCAAGGTAAAAAGTTTAGATCTGATATCACAGGCGGGAAGATTTTTGTCAATTTTCTGATCGCATATTTGATCATTCTATTCACATTAGGTATTGGATTTGCTTGGGCTGTGGTTCGATTGACGAAACTCTTTATTGAATCAGTCAGTTTAGAAGCTGAAGTTGACTTCTCAACAATTTCTGCCCAACCAGATACACAGGCAAATGCTACCGCGGAAGGTTTGGAAGCACTTGCAGAAACTTTAGAAGCCTTCCTATCATAA
- a CDS encoding M48 family metallopeptidase: protein MFQNQTFTSRYFNGVSAVPEEGTVLVHGQTIQFTSFDTHHKLTISQFAEFSRTHKGCKLILLPDERKESPILEIFCTKEETKLLEKIWIQNKKSQSHASALFYSIREMNPIVLGILSLLIVTIVGFFYFKGLEFVTNFIPLSMDKSLGDSVQLKMEAQFQKCDTKATDRFFSEALKKIVPKDSKHKFEVSVLSSTIPNAFALSNGKIYFFSGLLNDADSQEEVIGVLAHEIAHVEKRHHMRNLVKAGGTSLAISLVVGPGLGNMEFLETFTEIGSTILVLKFSRDFETEADKSSIEYLKSQNISADGLLRFFKRMEKLENGESESEDKDEVSNAKDEKSTTNQITDFLSTHPATIERMKTLESLIQKGKKGTIKKVVSDSTWKEVQTACLDFKNSDSK, encoded by the coding sequence TTGTTTCAAAATCAAACATTTACATCACGATATTTCAATGGTGTCTCGGCGGTCCCTGAAGAAGGGACCGTTCTTGTCCATGGCCAAACCATTCAATTTACTTCATTTGATACTCATCATAAATTAACCATTTCCCAGTTTGCAGAATTCTCTCGGACGCATAAGGGCTGTAAGCTGATACTTCTCCCTGATGAGAGGAAAGAAAGCCCCATTTTAGAAATTTTTTGTACGAAAGAAGAAACTAAATTATTAGAAAAAATCTGGATCCAAAATAAAAAATCCCAAAGCCATGCAAGTGCCTTATTTTATTCCATTCGAGAAATGAATCCAATTGTACTTGGGATTCTATCTTTACTCATTGTGACAATTGTTGGCTTTTTTTACTTTAAAGGATTGGAGTTTGTTACGAATTTTATTCCTCTCTCAATGGACAAATCCTTAGGGGATTCGGTACAATTGAAAATGGAAGCACAGTTTCAAAAATGTGATACAAAGGCTACCGATCGTTTTTTCTCTGAGGCATTAAAAAAAATTGTTCCAAAAGATAGTAAACACAAATTCGAAGTTTCAGTCCTAAGTTCGACAATCCCTAATGCTTTCGCATTATCAAATGGTAAAATTTACTTTTTTTCTGGTTTGTTAAATGATGCTGATTCACAAGAGGAAGTGATAGGTGTTTTAGCTCATGAAATAGCACATGTGGAAAAACGCCATCATATGCGAAATTTGGTAAAAGCAGGTGGAACATCACTTGCGATCAGTTTGGTGGTAGGTCCTGGACTTGGAAATATGGAATTTTTAGAAACCTTTACTGAAATAGGTTCCACTATATTAGTTTTAAAATTTTCAAGAGATTTTGAAACAGAAGCTGATAAATCATCTATCGAATATTTAAAATCTCAAAACATTTCAGCAGATGGACTACTTCGTTTTTTCAAAAGAATGGAAAAGTTAGAGAATGGTGAATCTGAATCCGAAGACAAGGATGAGGTTTCCAATGCAAAAGATGAAAAATCAACAACAAATCAAATTACAGATTTTCTAAGCACACACCCTGCAACTATTGAAAGAATGAAAACTTTGGAATCCCTCATTCAAAAAGGCAAAAAAGGAACAATTAAAAAAGTAGTTTCGGATAGTACTTGGAAAGAAGTTCAAACTGCTTGTTTGGATTTTAAAAATTCTGACTCCAAGTGA
- a CDS encoding GDP-mannose 4,6-dehydratase codes for MKKKQTLVTGASGFVGSYLLPALNSHGNYEIHCFEGDIRDRDCVSDQLKKIQPDILIHLAAQAFVPNAIANPWETEEINVGGTLNLLETLHRLQKPCKMLYISSADVYGKQIVDVLPLKESLLPKPVNPYAGSKLAAESYCRQYAEYSPYVSVVIARPFNHIGVGQRKEFVIPNFCTQIIEAKHQGKKMISVGDLEPTRDFSHVKDIVDGYLTLIERGESGEIYNICSGEEHSVRSMVEELVKYSGESIQFSVDESRVRVSETSRVYGDNTKLKTLGWTNKHSIGETLKEIYDHLESEFLKSKQAV; via the coding sequence ATGAAAAAAAAACAAACTTTAGTCACCGGAGCCAGTGGATTTGTGGGAAGTTATCTTCTTCCAGCACTTAATTCCCACGGCAATTATGAAATCCATTGTTTTGAAGGTGATATACGAGACCGGGATTGTGTTTCCGACCAACTGAAGAAAATCCAACCCGATATTTTGATCCATTTAGCAGCCCAAGCTTTTGTTCCGAATGCGATAGCCAATCCATGGGAGACAGAAGAAATTAATGTGGGTGGAACTTTAAATCTATTAGAAACCCTCCATCGGTTGCAAAAACCATGTAAGATGTTGTACATTTCCTCAGCAGATGTTTATGGGAAACAAATCGTAGATGTACTACCTCTGAAAGAATCGTTGCTACCAAAACCTGTGAACCCTTATGCAGGCAGTAAATTAGCGGCAGAATCTTACTGTCGTCAATATGCTGAATATAGTCCTTATGTTTCCGTTGTGATTGCTCGCCCATTCAATCATATCGGGGTAGGGCAACGAAAAGAATTTGTGATACCTAACTTCTGTACTCAAATTATCGAAGCAAAACACCAAGGTAAAAAAATGATTTCAGTAGGTGATTTAGAACCTACTCGTGATTTTTCCCATGTGAAGGATATCGTTGATGGTTATTTGACTTTGATCGAAAGAGGGGAATCAGGTGAAATCTACAATATATGTTCTGGTGAGGAACATAGTGTACGATCCATGGTCGAAGAACTCGTAAAGTACTCTGGCGAATCGATTCAATTCTCTGTGGATGAAAGTAGAGTTAGAGTATCTGAAACTTCCAGAGTTTATGGTGACAACACAAAATTAAAAACATTGGGTTGGACCAACAAACACAGTATAGGCGAAACACTCAAAGAAATTTATGATCACTTGGAGTCAGAATTTTTAAAATCCAAACAAGCAGTTTGA
- a CDS encoding LIC_10202 family protein, whose product MEDKKKFNPSPFVEIRDPQINVQEIVESLESKIPLDPNHQIHWSELTKISYKPESPLGFRKFDPAGTAHLFEKGISSPKFSNPKFWYIRGPVKFIINRIISVYSQIDKKLSENRIRAFFSVLHELVRLGKRMELIERRFDGFYRDHLLNSNQTTSPNFSWATESFFVDAGINPNWNLTVDDLKSSKQVLILFPEWGEILKQLSIQKIPFQSITSNSEQYQLIKSKISHNIHYLESIFPLSQLKMQNFDVLVYLPLNRFPTYFIERIFAEISYLLNKGNHLYFSVSIQPELNNRPFRDLQISEINLEMLPNYLNTLGFNSLRDLSVTEDTKVFRYTKF is encoded by the coding sequence GTGGAAGACAAAAAGAAATTCAATCCATCCCCCTTTGTCGAAATCAGAGACCCACAGATTAATGTACAAGAAATTGTAGAATCATTAGAATCCAAAATTCCATTGGATCCAAACCACCAGATCCATTGGTCGGAACTCACAAAAATCAGTTACAAACCAGAATCCCCTCTTGGTTTTCGAAAATTTGACCCGGCGGGAACCGCACATTTATTTGAAAAGGGAATCTCGAGTCCCAAGTTTTCCAATCCGAAGTTTTGGTACATTCGTGGTCCCGTCAAATTTATCATCAATCGAATCATTTCTGTCTATAGCCAAATTGATAAAAAACTTTCTGAAAATCGAATCCGCGCTTTTTTTTCCGTACTCCATGAATTGGTACGTTTAGGGAAAAGAATGGAACTCATTGAAAGAAGATTTGATGGTTTTTACCGCGATCATTTATTAAACTCAAATCAAACTACATCGCCTAATTTTAGTTGGGCAACCGAATCCTTTTTTGTAGATGCTGGCATCAATCCAAATTGGAATCTTACAGTAGATGATTTAAAAAGTTCAAAACAAGTTTTAATTTTGTTTCCGGAATGGGGTGAAATCCTTAAACAATTATCAATTCAAAAAATTCCATTCCAATCAATTACTTCAAATTCAGAACAATATCAATTGATCAAAAGCAAAATTTCGCATAACATACATTACCTCGAATCAATATTCCCTTTGTCACAACTTAAAATGCAAAATTTTGATGTTTTAGTTTATTTACCTTTAAATAGGTTTCCAACATATTTCATTGAAAGAATTTTTGCAGAAATTTCTTATTTATTAAACAAAGGAAACCATCTATATTTTTCTGTTTCCATTCAACCCGAACTTAATAATCGACCATTTAGAGACTTACAAATATCGGAAATCAATTTGGAAATGTTACCAAATTATTTAAACACATTAGGATTTAATTCCTTAAGAGATCTATCTGTAACAGAAGATACAAAAGTATTCCGATATACAAAATTCTAA
- a CDS encoding glycosyltransferase family 4 protein: MNVFQHLDELKDSDGVGNDAIGLSEVFQNLGYKTHFITRLPRKGKPLISEFHLVDSFNHPTHSDDIHILHYGGSGYPYTLFQNIPGIKILRFHNVTPSRFYEHTTTEDIFHAMEKFESLSYLELASLSIICDSVWCDSQFNFETLSSYNFRNPYILPICKRYHTFPNSDIYSKNKFSLAFVGRYSPQKKWEDLISFTSEWLKEFPEAECYCIGSIIGAFDGYFDRLQETVRKFQLEDKVHFVMGKSDSEVLSILNQTSVFVSMSEHEGFCLPILEAFGSGIPVFAYAAGAVPETMRNGGKLFFEKNFPSLVQTMKETLCQKEKYNEIIQNQFSALKYYNEYPFSSVISGILKSGIK, from the coding sequence ATGAATGTTTTCCAACATTTAGATGAACTGAAAGATTCGGATGGTGTCGGAAATGATGCCATCGGCTTATCTGAAGTATTTCAAAATTTAGGTTATAAAACACATTTTATCACTAGATTACCGAGAAAGGGAAAACCATTAATCAGTGAGTTTCACTTAGTCGATTCATTTAATCATCCAACTCACTCTGATGATATCCATATTCTCCACTATGGTGGTTCTGGATACCCCTACACATTATTTCAGAACATACCTGGCATCAAAATATTAAGATTTCATAATGTGACTCCTTCACGATTTTATGAACATACGACAACAGAAGATATTTTTCATGCAATGGAAAAGTTTGAATCATTATCTTATTTGGAACTAGCAAGTTTATCAATTATTTGCGACTCAGTGTGGTGTGATTCTCAGTTTAATTTTGAAACATTAAGCAGCTACAATTTTCGAAATCCATATATTTTACCAATTTGTAAAAGGTACCATACATTTCCAAATTCTGATATATATTCCAAGAACAAATTCTCTTTAGCTTTTGTTGGTAGATATTCACCTCAAAAAAAATGGGAAGATCTAATCAGTTTTACATCTGAATGGTTAAAAGAATTCCCAGAGGCAGAGTGTTATTGTATTGGATCCATCATAGGAGCATTTGATGGTTATTTCGATCGATTACAAGAGACAGTCAGAAAGTTCCAACTTGAAGATAAGGTACATTTTGTAATGGGAAAATCCGATTCAGAAGTTCTTTCCATTCTAAATCAAACTAGCGTTTTTGTATCCATGAGTGAACATGAAGGATTTTGTCTGCCTATCTTAGAAGCATTTGGATCCGGTATTCCTGTATTTGCTTATGCAGCTGGTGCTGTACCGGAAACAATGCGTAACGGGGGAAAACTTTTTTTTGAAAAAAACTTTCCATCACTTGTTCAGACCATGAAAGAAACCCTATGCCAAAAAGAAAAATATAATGAAATCATTCAAAATCAATTTTCTGCATTGAAGTATTACAATGAATATCCTTTTTCGTCTGTGATCTCGGGCATTTTAAAAAGTGGTATCAAATGA
- a CDS encoding glycosyltransferase family 4 protein encodes MNIHQFSAGFQLGDAISQEMLEIKRLLAKEGYQGKIYAENVLSSDRKYAEKIAKVKIQSNDVIVYHHSIHSKVLDFLLQCPNKKILIYHNVTPENFFEPYDLRFSYLLRKGREDLEVIRENFHHSFAVSNFNLSELIHLGFKHAKLFPLHLNFQKWDHNHIESKLKTFQFPSFLFVGRIAPNKCQDDLIRFARTWKSNFGNQFSLRMLGFCNPDQQSYLDELNFMISQLDLQNEVKIISYVDETMVKQIYQESNLFLSMSEHEGFCVPLMEAMHFQMPVVAYAAGAVPETLGNSGILFETKNFDKITRDISKIFTNTEYRNNLIYHQNVRLDTYLKSTSILPLLEVIKS; translated from the coding sequence ATGAACATTCATCAATTTTCCGCAGGATTTCAGTTAGGTGATGCAATCTCCCAAGAGATGTTAGAAATCAAACGTCTTTTGGCAAAGGAAGGTTACCAAGGAAAAATCTATGCTGAAAATGTTTTGTCAAGTGACCGTAAGTATGCGGAAAAAATTGCAAAGGTAAAAATTCAGTCTAATGATGTAATCGTTTATCATCATTCCATACATTCAAAAGTATTAGATTTTTTGCTACAATGCCCAAATAAAAAAATTCTAATTTATCATAACGTAACGCCTGAAAATTTTTTTGAACCCTATGACCTGCGTTTCAGTTATTTACTGAGAAAAGGAAGAGAAGACCTGGAGGTCATTCGAGAAAATTTCCACCACTCTTTTGCTGTTTCCAATTTTAATTTGAGTGAACTCATTCATTTAGGTTTCAAACATGCAAAACTGTTTCCATTGCATCTAAATTTTCAAAAATGGGACCACAATCACATTGAATCAAAATTGAAAACATTTCAATTTCCATCCTTCTTATTTGTAGGAAGAATTGCGCCTAACAAATGCCAGGATGATTTAATTCGTTTTGCGAGAACCTGGAAATCGAATTTCGGGAATCAGTTTTCACTGCGTATGTTAGGATTTTGTAACCCTGACCAACAATCTTATTTAGATGAACTCAATTTTATGATTTCACAATTAGATTTACAGAATGAAGTAAAAATCATCTCTTATGTTGATGAAACTATGGTGAAACAAATTTACCAAGAAAGTAACTTGTTTTTATCTATGAGTGAACATGAAGGATTTTGTGTTCCATTAATGGAAGCAATGCATTTTCAAATGCCTGTAGTCGCTTATGCTGCCGGTGCTGTTCCAGAAACACTCGGAAATTCTGGAATTCTTTTTGAAACTAAAAACTTTGACAAAATAACGAGAGATATTAGTAAAATTTTTACCAATACAGAATATCGAAATAACCTCATTTATCATCAAAACGTAAGGCTTGATACATATTTAAAATCTACGAGCATTTTACCTTTGTTAGAAGTAATCAAAAGTTAA
- a CDS encoding glycosyltransferase family 4 protein — translation MAKILFITPRFLQNASGGAEKLAFDYVDILSESHDVTVCTTSAKNYVTWENEFEIGVTNENRYKVIRFEVRKKRNIDYMNKLLNQCLVDGETVSMKDQMNFIKEQGPYSPDLIDYVSKNQFEYDLIILIGYLYYPVVMSIPLLKIPFVIVPTFHAEPPFRLPIYKQTYLNHYIYSFNAPEELAVYESYTNQRTKDYFLIGTYVEDHFNSNQRSLSKINTIQLLTIGRIEPAKGYPELFQDYHDWKNLSHRTDVNLKCLGSVFSMDISKEKEILFSGYVSEEEKISEIQKSYLLINPSAYESFSISIMESWLQEKPVLVNANSSVMKGHCIRSQGGLYYSDKVSFQRMLDYLLENENLKERLGKNGRKYVLANFSKEVIQTKLNQMVNKLLG, via the coding sequence ATGGCAAAAATACTATTCATTACACCTCGATTTTTACAAAACGCATCAGGTGGTGCAGAAAAATTAGCCTTTGATTATGTAGATATATTATCAGAGTCACATGATGTAACTGTTTGTACAACCTCTGCAAAAAACTATGTTACTTGGGAAAATGAATTTGAAATAGGCGTAACAAACGAAAATCGATATAAAGTCATTCGTTTTGAAGTCAGAAAAAAACGAAATATTGATTACATGAATAAATTACTAAATCAATGTTTGGTCGATGGTGAAACGGTCTCAATGAAAGACCAAATGAATTTCATAAAAGAACAAGGTCCTTATTCTCCAGACTTAATTGACTATGTTTCAAAAAATCAATTTGAATATGATTTAATCATACTCATTGGGTATTTATATTATCCAGTAGTTATGAGTATTCCTTTACTCAAAATTCCCTTTGTGATTGTTCCAACATTCCATGCAGAACCTCCGTTCCGATTACCAATTTATAAACAAACATACTTAAATCACTATATCTATAGTTTTAATGCTCCTGAAGAATTAGCAGTATACGAATCTTATACGAACCAACGAACAAAGGATTACTTTTTAATTGGAACTTACGTCGAAGATCACTTTAATTCAAATCAACGTTCGTTATCTAAAATTAATACAATCCAATTATTGACGATTGGCCGAATTGAACCAGCGAAAGGTTATCCTGAACTATTCCAAGACTATCATGATTGGAAAAACCTAAGCCATCGAACGGATGTAAATCTCAAATGTTTAGGTTCAGTGTTTTCAATGGATATTTCAAAAGAAAAAGAGATTCTATTTTCAGGATATGTATCAGAAGAAGAAAAAATTTCTGAGATTCAAAAATCTTATCTTCTGATAAATCCATCTGCTTATGAAAGTTTTTCTATTTCTATTATGGAATCTTGGCTTCAGGAAAAACCTGTTTTGGTAAATGCTAACTCATCAGTAATGAAAGGTCATTGTATTCGAAGTCAAGGTGGATTGTATTATTCGGATAAAGTTTCATTCCAAAGGATGTTGGATTACCTTTTAGAAAATGAAAATCTGAAAGAACGATTAGGAAAAAATGGTAGAAAGTATGTACTCGCTAATTTTTCAAAGGAAGTGATTCAAACAAAACTCAACCAAATGGTCAATAAACTACTCGGTTGA
- a CDS encoding inositol monophosphatase family protein — protein MHSELLDRSYHFLNFLPNVADFLVEKHKESNLKVDEKSLYNLVTEADLKAESMILEEIQKNFPLDGILAEERGAIDGSSGYTWVIDPLDGTTNYTHGLPLYGVSVGVVETETMAPVIGMVFFPELNTYYHAIKGEGAFREKKQIQVSQTKSMKDSLFVTGFPYDRNLSLDTLMQYYKSILQKSRGIRRTGAATLDLCWLAEGKFEGYYELGLKPWDMAAAGLIVMEAKGKLTSMDGNDFSIMIPSLLASNGYVHEYLLAEFEGQINRVVY, from the coding sequence ATGCATTCTGAATTACTTGATAGATCCTATCATTTTCTAAATTTTTTACCGAATGTTGCGGACTTCCTCGTTGAAAAACACAAGGAATCAAATTTAAAAGTAGATGAAAAAAGTTTATACAACCTAGTAACAGAAGCTGACCTTAAAGCAGAATCGATGATCCTTGAGGAGATCCAAAAAAATTTCCCATTGGATGGAATTTTAGCTGAAGAACGTGGTGCTATCGACGGTAGTTCAGGGTATACATGGGTAATCGATCCGTTGGATGGTACAACAAATTATACACATGGTTTACCTCTCTACGGTGTTTCCGTTGGAGTTGTCGAAACAGAAACTATGGCACCAGTGATAGGTATGGTTTTTTTTCCTGAACTAAATACGTATTACCATGCAATCAAAGGCGAAGGTGCCTTTCGTGAAAAAAAACAAATTCAAGTATCCCAAACAAAGTCGATGAAAGACTCTCTTTTTGTAACAGGATTTCCTTATGATAGAAATTTATCATTGGATACACTCATGCAATATTACAAATCGATTCTACAAAAATCGAGAGGAATCAGACGAACAGGTGCCGCAACATTAGACTTATGTTGGTTAGCTGAGGGAAAATTTGAAGGTTATTACGAACTTGGTTTAAAACCTTGGGATATGGCTGCAGCAGGACTCATTGTAATGGAAGCAAAAGGAAAATTAACTTCTATGGATGGTAATGATTTTTCAATCATGATCCCAAGTTTACTAGCAAGTAATGGTTACGTACATGAGTATTTGTTAGCAGAGTTTGAAGGGCAAATCAACCGAGTAGTTTATTGA
- a CDS encoding DUF4870 domain-containing protein: MTDIQLEQDQEEKKWARRAHISTLLTYPMALLPFPFYFSSLGAMVYPFVMWLSRGKSSYSAKQSLESMYLQALLSLGYFGFGTKFGDDRVLLVFSYVFMAFLHVVFLGIAIYRTTIGKPHHYPFSFFPLLFSSHQTKENWNELKKKFEDKVEFSEYKTQMEKLDSFRISTEKDAKLLTDTNLQSLSNEYLHSLSDLRVKLAEDPLSYRKAKQFLNYFPETVSKILSQYIRVNQNTNTPDAEKRKTELNSLLSEVIKTTEQVRNKLKADETLNLDVEITAMKKNIEFGGY; the protein is encoded by the coding sequence ATGACAGACATACAATTGGAACAAGACCAAGAAGAAAAAAAGTGGGCCAGAAGGGCCCATATCTCTACTTTACTCACGTATCCGATGGCATTATTGCCATTCCCCTTTTATTTTTCCTCACTTGGAGCAATGGTTTATCCATTTGTGATGTGGTTATCTCGTGGTAAATCATCTTATTCCGCAAAACAATCATTAGAATCAATGTATCTCCAAGCACTTCTATCTCTTGGATATTTTGGCTTTGGAACCAAGTTCGGTGATGACCGAGTATTACTAGTGTTCTCCTACGTATTTATGGCTTTTTTACATGTTGTTTTTTTAGGAATTGCCATCTATCGAACAACAATAGGAAAACCACACCATTATCCATTTAGCTTTTTTCCGTTACTATTTTCTTCCCACCAAACAAAGGAAAATTGGAATGAGTTAAAGAAAAAATTTGAAGATAAAGTGGAATTTTCAGAATATAAAACGCAAATGGAAAAGTTAGATTCCTTTCGAATATCAACTGAAAAAGATGCAAAATTACTTACGGATACAAACCTACAAAGTTTGAGTAATGAGTATTTGCATTCACTTTCAGATTTAAGAGTGAAACTGGCAGAGGATCCACTTTCGTATCGGAAAGCAAAACAATTCTTAAACTATTTTCCAGAAACTGTTTCCAAAATTCTGAGTCAATACATCAGAGTGAATCAAAATACAAATACACCTGATGCGGAAAAAAGAAAAACAGAACTCAATTCCTTGTTAAGTGAAGTGATCAAAACCACGGAACAAGTTCGGAACAAATTGAAAGCAGATGAAACCCTAAATTTAGATGTTGAGATTACCGCTATGAAGAAAAACATCGAATTTGGTGGGTATTAA
- a CDS encoding toxic anion resistance protein, producing the protein MDSLELKTNDPELQLTKEDIQKVEELTGQIKLNNPNDIVSYGSSAQAKVSDFADKVLAEIKTKDAGYAGDLLNQLLFKIKDLDMDSYAGEGSALSKIPLIGGLFDVSRKFLAKFEDLESQIGKIVDELHSARTNLTKDITLLQALYEKNLEYFKEIQIYIAAGDKKIQELRDKILPEMLEKAKAQGDTLASQQYQDMVQMVDRFEKKIHDLKLTRILSLQTGPQIRLIQSGNQVLVEKIQSSILNTIPLWKNQIVIALGLMRQRKALEAQKQVSKTTNDLIQKNAEMLKSGTVEIAKESEKGIIEIETLKNVNQQLIETITETLKIQEDGRQKRKLAEQEMIKIESDIKQKLLESK; encoded by the coding sequence ATGGACTCGCTGGAACTCAAAACAAATGACCCGGAACTACAACTGACAAAAGAAGACATTCAAAAAGTTGAGGAATTAACCGGACAAATTAAACTCAATAATCCAAATGACATAGTTTCTTATGGATCCTCTGCCCAAGCCAAGGTATCTGATTTTGCTGACAAAGTTTTAGCTGAAATTAAAACCAAGGATGCTGGTTATGCGGGAGATTTATTAAATCAATTATTATTTAAAATCAAAGATTTGGACATGGATAGTTATGCGGGAGAGGGAAGTGCTCTTTCTAAAATTCCATTGATAGGTGGATTATTTGATGTTTCTCGAAAATTTTTAGCAAAGTTTGAAGATCTAGAATCTCAAATTGGTAAAATTGTCGATGAACTGCATTCAGCAAGAACCAATCTCACAAAAGACATAACTCTATTGCAGGCGTTATACGAGAAGAACTTAGAATATTTCAAAGAAATTCAAATCTACATTGCCGCAGGTGACAAAAAGATACAAGAGTTACGCGACAAAATTCTTCCTGAAATGTTGGAAAAGGCAAAGGCTCAAGGTGATACCTTAGCATCCCAACAGTACCAAGATATGGTTCAAATGGTGGATCGTTTTGAGAAAAAAATTCACGATCTAAAACTCACTAGAATCCTTTCACTACAAACAGGCCCACAAATCCGATTGATCCAAAGTGGAAACCAAGTGTTGGTTGAAAAAATCCAAAGCTCAATTTTAAATACAATCCCACTATGGAAAAATCAAATTGTGATCGCTCTTGGTTTGATGCGACAAAGAAAAGCCTTGGAAGCACAAAAACAAGTGTCAAAAACCACAAATGATTTGATTCAAAAAAATGCGGAGATGTTAAAGTCAGGTACAGTTGAGATTGCAAAAGAATCAGAAAAAGGAATCATTGAAATTGAAACACTCAAAAATGTGAACCAACAATTGATCGAAACGATTACCGAAACCCTAAAAATCCAGGAAGATGGTCGTCAAAAACGAAAGTTGGCGGAACAAGAGATGATCAAAATCGAATCCGATATCAAACAAAAACTTTTGGAATCTAAATAG
- a CDS encoding tyrosine-type recombinase/integrase codes for MLNTNLKLPTLLPHILTVDVCKIDNSLLDQTEVRNLLNKLRCRNHLHYLIIKFLVCTGLSLPELIHLKIADFNSEMNRFHLKNGGRLRRRNIFLEPNFAIELYRYSCEFLPSDYLFPGRDGVLRTRTIQKILKNASRLISREIHIPFLRDVIALDLYQKGFPVWEIQEFLGHRTSRSTRQRIMLHIPEAEHNDPRLFTRNRNQAA; via the coding sequence ATGCTAAATACTAATTTGAAACTACCAACCTTACTCCCACACATTCTTACTGTTGATGTTTGTAAAATTGATAACTCTCTATTAGACCAAACAGAAGTCCGAAATTTACTCAACAAACTTAGGTGCCGAAACCATCTACACTATTTGATCATCAAATTTTTAGTATGTACGGGTTTATCATTACCTGAACTCATTCATCTGAAGATTGCTGATTTTAATTCAGAAATGAATCGTTTCCATTTAAAGAACGGTGGTCGTCTCCGTAGGCGCAATATCTTTCTTGAACCCAATTTTGCGATCGAACTCTATCGGTATTCGTGTGAGTTTTTACCAAGTGATTATCTATTCCCGGGAAGGGATGGAGTTTTGCGAACACGCACGATACAAAAAATTCTCAAAAATGCAAGCCGCCTCATCTCCAGAGAAATCCATATTCCCTTTTTGAGAGATGTGATTGCTCTTGATTTGTACCAAAAGGGTTTCCCCGTTTGGGAAATCCAAGAATTTTTAGGCCATAGGACGTCTCGTTCCACTCGTCAGAGGATTATGTTGCATATCCCAGAGGCTGAACACAACGACCCTCGACTTTTTACGAGAAACAGAAACCAAGCAGCGTAA